From Lolium perenne isolate Kyuss_39 chromosome 5, Kyuss_2.0, whole genome shotgun sequence, a single genomic window includes:
- the LOC127300502 gene encoding protein NLP7 isoform X2, which produces MDNVSVAPRLLSLQLLKEITNNFSKDRIVGVGSYGKVYKGEHTNGELIAVKVLHPIPGLDDEQFEKEYHNLASLEHKNIVRLVGYCHETQREFLPHNGKVVLAELTQRALCFEFMQNGSLASFLNDESNGHDWCTRYAIIKGICQGLKYLHEELDTPMSHLDLKPANVLLDEQMVPKITDFGLSRLFTGESSQITKSAIGTHGYVPPEYIDAAIISIKFDIYSLGVVIIKILAGPTGYFRSAEMSSQEFIELVHANWKNKLEKTSAYMLDQHSIPVKKCTEIALSCMNADRHKRPSIGVIINMLNEMETAFIDVQGSEGGFTCMEDGRGAQPTIYMARTTSSEGAAVDMDLLEQLLSDDNGCLEGATNASCSSNYFASPSTFLSDATTTTTMPPTSANNTFWVQSCSTFMQRLDQALAYIFKTLIDADVLSQFWLPVKGNDGQLVLSTTGMPFFLDKSSESLRRFRDLSTRYTFSTVVSSESSPVPVGLPGRVFMGKLPEWSPDVRYFSRYEYPQVNHAQHLNLHGAMWLPLFEEGNNTCLGVMEVIMTRQKLNFTSEMNNIFSALQLNNEILDVLREACTTHRLPLAQTWVTCAQQGKHGSRNSDENYRYCISTIDAACYVNDPKMQKFHDACSDHHLLRGQGVAGKAFTTNQPCFLQDIGSSTKMEYPLSHHARIFNLKGAVAIRLRCTRTGTADFVLEFFLPTDCEALEEQKAVLDSLSGTLRSASQTLRVVTDKEMEDEAMLEMSELKLFGSQGKNKVEELSFGDKAAEHREEASWTSLAGYSQRESDLAEQSIHGRQSSSLAGIQTSAQGSKGKRRRKTEKTVSLQVPQQYLLGRRRLGTPPWREKK; this is translated from the exons ATGGACAATGTAAGCGTGGCACCAAGGCTTCTGTCGTTGCAATTATTAAAAGAAATTACCAATAATTTCTCTAAGGACAGGATAGTTGGCGTGGGATCATATGGAAAAGTTTATAAG GGAGAGCATACAAATGGGGAATTGATTGCTGTGAAGGTGCTTCATCCCATTCCAGGGCTTGATGATGAGCAATTTGAGAAGGAGTATCACAATCTTGCAAGTCTGGAACACAAAAATATTGTGCGGTTAGTTGGCTATTGCCATGAAACTCAGCGAGAATTCCTACCTCACAATGGAAAAGTGGTTTTGGCTGAGTTGACACAGAGAGCGCTTTGCTTCGAGTTTATGCAAAATGGAAGCCTTGCAAGTTTTCTTAATG ATGAATCTAATGGACATGATTGGTGCACACGCTATGCAATAATTAAAGGAATTTGCCAAGGTTTGAAATATCTTCATGAGGAATTGGATACTCCTATGTCTCATTTGGATTTAAAACCAGCCAATGTATTGCTAGATGAACAAATGGTGCCCAAAATCACAGATTTTGGCTTGTCGAGACTCTTCACTGGAGAAAGTTCACAAATCACGAAAAGTGCTATAGGAACACA TGGGTATGTACCACCGGAATACATTGACGCGGCTATCATCTCTATTAAGTTTGACATATATAGTTTAGGGGTGGTAATCATAAAGATATTGGCAGGACCAACAGGTTACTTTAGAAGTGCTGAAATGTCTTCCCAGGAATTCATAGAGCTT GTACAtgcgaactggaagaataagctaGAAAAAACATCAGCTTACATGTTGGACCAACATTCCATACCAGTAAAGAAATGCACTGAGATAGCTTTAAGCTGCATGAATGCTGATCGTCACAAAAGGCCAAGTATAGGGGTAATCATCAATATGCTGAATGAGATGGAGACTGCGTTCATCGATGTACAAG GTTCTGAAGGAGGCTTTACCTGTATGGAAGACGGAAGAGGAGCCCAGCCCACCATCTACATGGCGCGCACCACGTCATCTGAGGGTGCGGCGGTTGACATGGATCTCCTGGAGCAGCTGCTCTCCGATGACAACGGCTGTCTTGAAGGGGCGACCAACGCTTCCTGCTCGTCCAACTACTTTGCTTCTCCTTCCACCTTCCTATCAGATgccacaaccaccaccaccatgccgccaACAAGTGCCAATAACACCTTTTGGGTGCAGTCATGCTCCACCTTCATGCAACGGCTTGATCAAGCACTAGCATACATCTTTAAGACGCTAATAGACGCCGATGTGCTCTCGCAGTTCTGGTTGCCTGTCAAAGGCAACGATGGGCAGCTGGTGCTGTCAACGACCGGGATGCCGTTCTTTCTTGACAAAAGCTCGGAGAGCCTCAGACGGTTCAGGGACCTGTCGACCCGATACACGTTCTCTACAGTTGTCTCGTCGGAGTCCTCACCGGTACCGGTGGGGCTACCAGGGAGGGTGTTCATGGGCAAGCTCCCCGAGTGGTCTCCGGATGTTCGCTACTTCAGCAGATATGAATACCCCCAGGTGAACCATGCCCAGCACTTGAACCTCCATGGGGCGATGTGGCTTCCGTTGTTCGAGGAGGGGAACAACACGTGCTTGGGTGTTATGGAAGTGATCATGACTAGACAGAAGCTCAACTTCACATCTGAGATGAATAACATCTTCAGTGCTCTCCAG CTCAACAACGAGATACTGGACGTCCTAAGAGAAGCCTGCACCACCCACAGGCTCCCATTAGCTCAGACTTGGGTCACATGTGCTCAGCAAGGGAAACATGGCAGCCGCAACTCCGATGAAAACTACAGGTACTGCATCTCCACCATTGACGCGGCATGCTACGTCAATGATCCGAAGATGCAGAAATTCCATGACGCCTGCTCTGACCACCACCTTCTGCGTGGGCAAGGGGTTGCAGGGAAAGCCTTCACCACAAACCAGCCGTGCTTCCTACAAGACATTGGATCTTCAACTAAGATGGAATACCCATTGTCTCACCATGCGAGGATATTCAACTTAAAAGGTGCAGTGGCAATCCGATTGAGGTGCACACGCACCGGGACAGCAGACTTCGTGCTGGAATTCTTTCTGCCAACCGACTGTGAAGCCCTCGAGGAGCAGAAGGCAGTACTGGACTCATTGTCGGGCACCCTGCGCAGTGCTTCCCAAACTCTACGCGTGGTCACAGACAAGGAGATGGAGGATGAGGCAATGCTTGAAATGAGTGAGCTGAAGTTGTTTGGTTCCCAGGGGAAGAACAAAGTTGAGGAGTTGTCCTTTGGAGATAAAGCAGCGGAACATAGAGAGGAGGCATCGTGGACAAGTCTAGCAGGGTATTCGCAGAGAGAATCAGATTTAGCTGAACAAAGTATCCATGGAAGGCAGAGTTCATCTTTAGCTGGCATTCAGACATCAGCACAAGGCAGCAAAGGAAAAAGGCGCAGAAAGACGGAGAAGACTGTGAGCTTGCAGGTTCCTCAGCAGTACTTACTAGGTAGGAGACGGCTGGGCACTCCTCCATGGAGAGAAAAAAAGTAA
- the LOC127300502 gene encoding protein NLP3 isoform X1 translates to MDNVSVAPRLLSLQLLKEITNNFSKDRIVGVGSYGKVYKGEHTNGELIAVKVLHPIPGLDDEQFEKEYHNLASLEHKNIVRLVGYCHETQREFLPHNGKVVLAELTQRALCFEFMQNGSLASFLNDESNGHDWCTRYAIIKGICQGLKYLHEELDTPMSHLDLKPANVLLDEQMVPKITDFGLSRLFTGESSQITKSAIGTHGYVPPEYIDAAIISIKFDIYSLGVVIIKILAGPTGYFRSAEMSSQEFIELVHANWKNKLEKTSAYMLDQHSIPVKKCTEIALSCMNADRHKRPSIGVIINMLNEMETAFIDVQGSEGGFTCMEDGRGAQPTIYMARTTSSEGAAVDMDLLEQLLSDDNGCLEGATNASCSSNYFASPSTFLSDATTTTTMPPTSANNTFWVQSCSTFMQRLDQALAYIFKTLIDADVLSQFWLPVKGNDGQLVLSTTGMPFFLDKSSESLRRFRDLSTRYTFSTVVSSESSPVPVGLPGRVFMGKLPEWSPDVRYFSRYEYPQVNHAQHLNLHGAMWLPLFEEGNNTCLGVMEVIMTRQKLNFTSEMNNIFSALQAVNMRITEVLRIPRAKLNNEILDVLREACTTHRLPLAQTWVTCAQQGKHGSRNSDENYRYCISTIDAACYVNDPKMQKFHDACSDHHLLRGQGVAGKAFTTNQPCFLQDIGSSTKMEYPLSHHARIFNLKGAVAIRLRCTRTGTADFVLEFFLPTDCEALEEQKAVLDSLSGTLRSASQTLRVVTDKEMEDEAMLEMSELKLFGSQGKNKVEELSFGDKAAEHREEASWTSLAGYSQRESDLAEQSIHGRQSSSLAGIQTSAQGSKGKRRRKTEKTVSLQVPQQYLLGRRRLGTPPWREKK, encoded by the exons ATGGACAATGTAAGCGTGGCACCAAGGCTTCTGTCGTTGCAATTATTAAAAGAAATTACCAATAATTTCTCTAAGGACAGGATAGTTGGCGTGGGATCATATGGAAAAGTTTATAAG GGAGAGCATACAAATGGGGAATTGATTGCTGTGAAGGTGCTTCATCCCATTCCAGGGCTTGATGATGAGCAATTTGAGAAGGAGTATCACAATCTTGCAAGTCTGGAACACAAAAATATTGTGCGGTTAGTTGGCTATTGCCATGAAACTCAGCGAGAATTCCTACCTCACAATGGAAAAGTGGTTTTGGCTGAGTTGACACAGAGAGCGCTTTGCTTCGAGTTTATGCAAAATGGAAGCCTTGCAAGTTTTCTTAATG ATGAATCTAATGGACATGATTGGTGCACACGCTATGCAATAATTAAAGGAATTTGCCAAGGTTTGAAATATCTTCATGAGGAATTGGATACTCCTATGTCTCATTTGGATTTAAAACCAGCCAATGTATTGCTAGATGAACAAATGGTGCCCAAAATCACAGATTTTGGCTTGTCGAGACTCTTCACTGGAGAAAGTTCACAAATCACGAAAAGTGCTATAGGAACACA TGGGTATGTACCACCGGAATACATTGACGCGGCTATCATCTCTATTAAGTTTGACATATATAGTTTAGGGGTGGTAATCATAAAGATATTGGCAGGACCAACAGGTTACTTTAGAAGTGCTGAAATGTCTTCCCAGGAATTCATAGAGCTT GTACAtgcgaactggaagaataagctaGAAAAAACATCAGCTTACATGTTGGACCAACATTCCATACCAGTAAAGAAATGCACTGAGATAGCTTTAAGCTGCATGAATGCTGATCGTCACAAAAGGCCAAGTATAGGGGTAATCATCAATATGCTGAATGAGATGGAGACTGCGTTCATCGATGTACAAG GTTCTGAAGGAGGCTTTACCTGTATGGAAGACGGAAGAGGAGCCCAGCCCACCATCTACATGGCGCGCACCACGTCATCTGAGGGTGCGGCGGTTGACATGGATCTCCTGGAGCAGCTGCTCTCCGATGACAACGGCTGTCTTGAAGGGGCGACCAACGCTTCCTGCTCGTCCAACTACTTTGCTTCTCCTTCCACCTTCCTATCAGATgccacaaccaccaccaccatgccgccaACAAGTGCCAATAACACCTTTTGGGTGCAGTCATGCTCCACCTTCATGCAACGGCTTGATCAAGCACTAGCATACATCTTTAAGACGCTAATAGACGCCGATGTGCTCTCGCAGTTCTGGTTGCCTGTCAAAGGCAACGATGGGCAGCTGGTGCTGTCAACGACCGGGATGCCGTTCTTTCTTGACAAAAGCTCGGAGAGCCTCAGACGGTTCAGGGACCTGTCGACCCGATACACGTTCTCTACAGTTGTCTCGTCGGAGTCCTCACCGGTACCGGTGGGGCTACCAGGGAGGGTGTTCATGGGCAAGCTCCCCGAGTGGTCTCCGGATGTTCGCTACTTCAGCAGATATGAATACCCCCAGGTGAACCATGCCCAGCACTTGAACCTCCATGGGGCGATGTGGCTTCCGTTGTTCGAGGAGGGGAACAACACGTGCTTGGGTGTTATGGAAGTGATCATGACTAGACAGAAGCTCAACTTCACATCTGAGATGAATAACATCTTCAGTGCTCTCCAG GCAGTTAATATGAGAATCACAGAAGTTTTAAGAATTCCACGTGCAAAG CTCAACAACGAGATACTGGACGTCCTAAGAGAAGCCTGCACCACCCACAGGCTCCCATTAGCTCAGACTTGGGTCACATGTGCTCAGCAAGGGAAACATGGCAGCCGCAACTCCGATGAAAACTACAGGTACTGCATCTCCACCATTGACGCGGCATGCTACGTCAATGATCCGAAGATGCAGAAATTCCATGACGCCTGCTCTGACCACCACCTTCTGCGTGGGCAAGGGGTTGCAGGGAAAGCCTTCACCACAAACCAGCCGTGCTTCCTACAAGACATTGGATCTTCAACTAAGATGGAATACCCATTGTCTCACCATGCGAGGATATTCAACTTAAAAGGTGCAGTGGCAATCCGATTGAGGTGCACACGCACCGGGACAGCAGACTTCGTGCTGGAATTCTTTCTGCCAACCGACTGTGAAGCCCTCGAGGAGCAGAAGGCAGTACTGGACTCATTGTCGGGCACCCTGCGCAGTGCTTCCCAAACTCTACGCGTGGTCACAGACAAGGAGATGGAGGATGAGGCAATGCTTGAAATGAGTGAGCTGAAGTTGTTTGGTTCCCAGGGGAAGAACAAAGTTGAGGAGTTGTCCTTTGGAGATAAAGCAGCGGAACATAGAGAGGAGGCATCGTGGACAAGTCTAGCAGGGTATTCGCAGAGAGAATCAGATTTAGCTGAACAAAGTATCCATGGAAGGCAGAGTTCATCTTTAGCTGGCATTCAGACATCAGCACAAGGCAGCAAAGGAAAAAGGCGCAGAAAGACGGAGAAGACTGTGAGCTTGCAGGTTCCTCAGCAGTACTTACTAGGTAGGAGACGGCTGGGCACTCCTCCATGGAGAGAAAAAAAGTAA
- the LOC127300502 gene encoding uncharacterized protein isoform X3: MDNVSVAPRLLSLQLLKEITNNFSKDRIVGVGSYGKVYKGEHTNGELIAVKVLHPIPGLDDEQFEKEYHNLASLEHKNIVRLVGYCHETQREFLPHNGKVVLAELTQRALCFEFMQNGSLASFLNDESNGHDWCTRYAIIKGICQGLKYLHEELDTPMSHLDLKPANVLLDEQMVPKITDFGLSRLFTGESSQITKSAIGTHGYVPPEYIDAAIISIKFDIYSLGVVIIKILAGPTGYFRSAEMSSQEFIELVHANWKNKLEKTSAYMLDQHSIPVKKCTEIALSCMNADRHKRPSIGVIINMLNEMETAFIDVQGSEGGFTCMEDGRGAQPTIYMARTTSSEGAAVDMDLLEQLLSDDNGCLEGATNASCSSNYFASPSTFLSDATTTTTMPPTSANNTFWFWLPVKGNDGQLVLSTTGMPFFLDKSSESLRRFRDLSTRYTFSTVVSSESSPVPVGLPGRVFMGKLPEWSPDVRYFSRYEYPQVNHAQHLNLHGAMWLPLFEEGNNTCLGVMEVIMTRQKLNFTSEMNNIFSALQAVNMRITEVLRIPRAKLNNEILDVLREACTTHRLPLAQTWVTCAQQGKHGSRNSDENYRYCISTIDAACYVNDPKMQKFHDACSDHHLLRGQGVAGKAFTTNQPCFLQDIGSSTKMEYPLSHHARIFNLKGAVAIRLRCTRTGTADFVLEFFLPTDCEALEEQKAVLDSLSGTLRSASQTLRVVTDKEMEDEAMLEMSELKLFGSQGKNKVEELSFGDKAAEHREEASWTSLAGYSQRESDLAEQSIHGRQSSSLAGIQTSAQGSKGKRRRKTEKTVSLQVPQQYLLGRRRLGTPPWREKK; encoded by the exons ATGGACAATGTAAGCGTGGCACCAAGGCTTCTGTCGTTGCAATTATTAAAAGAAATTACCAATAATTTCTCTAAGGACAGGATAGTTGGCGTGGGATCATATGGAAAAGTTTATAAG GGAGAGCATACAAATGGGGAATTGATTGCTGTGAAGGTGCTTCATCCCATTCCAGGGCTTGATGATGAGCAATTTGAGAAGGAGTATCACAATCTTGCAAGTCTGGAACACAAAAATATTGTGCGGTTAGTTGGCTATTGCCATGAAACTCAGCGAGAATTCCTACCTCACAATGGAAAAGTGGTTTTGGCTGAGTTGACACAGAGAGCGCTTTGCTTCGAGTTTATGCAAAATGGAAGCCTTGCAAGTTTTCTTAATG ATGAATCTAATGGACATGATTGGTGCACACGCTATGCAATAATTAAAGGAATTTGCCAAGGTTTGAAATATCTTCATGAGGAATTGGATACTCCTATGTCTCATTTGGATTTAAAACCAGCCAATGTATTGCTAGATGAACAAATGGTGCCCAAAATCACAGATTTTGGCTTGTCGAGACTCTTCACTGGAGAAAGTTCACAAATCACGAAAAGTGCTATAGGAACACA TGGGTATGTACCACCGGAATACATTGACGCGGCTATCATCTCTATTAAGTTTGACATATATAGTTTAGGGGTGGTAATCATAAAGATATTGGCAGGACCAACAGGTTACTTTAGAAGTGCTGAAATGTCTTCCCAGGAATTCATAGAGCTT GTACAtgcgaactggaagaataagctaGAAAAAACATCAGCTTACATGTTGGACCAACATTCCATACCAGTAAAGAAATGCACTGAGATAGCTTTAAGCTGCATGAATGCTGATCGTCACAAAAGGCCAAGTATAGGGGTAATCATCAATATGCTGAATGAGATGGAGACTGCGTTCATCGATGTACAAG GTTCTGAAGGAGGCTTTACCTGTATGGAAGACGGAAGAGGAGCCCAGCCCACCATCTACATGGCGCGCACCACGTCATCTGAGGGTGCGGCGGTTGACATGGATCTCCTGGAGCAGCTGCTCTCCGATGACAACGGCTGTCTTGAAGGGGCGACCAACGCTTCCTGCTCGTCCAACTACTTTGCTTCTCCTTCCACCTTCCTATCAGATgccacaaccaccaccaccatgccgccaACAAGTGCCAATAACACCTTTTGG TTCTGGTTGCCTGTCAAAGGCAACGATGGGCAGCTGGTGCTGTCAACGACCGGGATGCCGTTCTTTCTTGACAAAAGCTCGGAGAGCCTCAGACGGTTCAGGGACCTGTCGACCCGATACACGTTCTCTACAGTTGTCTCGTCGGAGTCCTCACCGGTACCGGTGGGGCTACCAGGGAGGGTGTTCATGGGCAAGCTCCCCGAGTGGTCTCCGGATGTTCGCTACTTCAGCAGATATGAATACCCCCAGGTGAACCATGCCCAGCACTTGAACCTCCATGGGGCGATGTGGCTTCCGTTGTTCGAGGAGGGGAACAACACGTGCTTGGGTGTTATGGAAGTGATCATGACTAGACAGAAGCTCAACTTCACATCTGAGATGAATAACATCTTCAGTGCTCTCCAG GCAGTTAATATGAGAATCACAGAAGTTTTAAGAATTCCACGTGCAAAG CTCAACAACGAGATACTGGACGTCCTAAGAGAAGCCTGCACCACCCACAGGCTCCCATTAGCTCAGACTTGGGTCACATGTGCTCAGCAAGGGAAACATGGCAGCCGCAACTCCGATGAAAACTACAGGTACTGCATCTCCACCATTGACGCGGCATGCTACGTCAATGATCCGAAGATGCAGAAATTCCATGACGCCTGCTCTGACCACCACCTTCTGCGTGGGCAAGGGGTTGCAGGGAAAGCCTTCACCACAAACCAGCCGTGCTTCCTACAAGACATTGGATCTTCAACTAAGATGGAATACCCATTGTCTCACCATGCGAGGATATTCAACTTAAAAGGTGCAGTGGCAATCCGATTGAGGTGCACACGCACCGGGACAGCAGACTTCGTGCTGGAATTCTTTCTGCCAACCGACTGTGAAGCCCTCGAGGAGCAGAAGGCAGTACTGGACTCATTGTCGGGCACCCTGCGCAGTGCTTCCCAAACTCTACGCGTGGTCACAGACAAGGAGATGGAGGATGAGGCAATGCTTGAAATGAGTGAGCTGAAGTTGTTTGGTTCCCAGGGGAAGAACAAAGTTGAGGAGTTGTCCTTTGGAGATAAAGCAGCGGAACATAGAGAGGAGGCATCGTGGACAAGTCTAGCAGGGTATTCGCAGAGAGAATCAGATTTAGCTGAACAAAGTATCCATGGAAGGCAGAGTTCATCTTTAGCTGGCATTCAGACATCAGCACAAGGCAGCAAAGGAAAAAGGCGCAGAAAGACGGAGAAGACTGTGAGCTTGCAGGTTCCTCAGCAGTACTTACTAGGTAGGAGACGGCTGGGCACTCCTCCATGGAGAGAAAAAAAGTAA